One part of the Terriglobia bacterium genome encodes these proteins:
- a CDS encoding UPF0175 family protein has protein sequence MQIVISIPDELAAPLIPRGQEASRAALEALALEAYRERRMTGHQLRMLLGMSSRFELDAFLKQHRVEKFTIEDFEHDLETIREMDRNRKAERPV, from the coding sequence ATGCAGATCGTAATTTCAATTCCTGACGAGTTGGCCGCGCCTTTGATACCTCGCGGCCAGGAAGCTTCCCGAGCCGCGCTGGAAGCCCTCGCGCTCGAAGCATACCGGGAGAGGCGGATGACGGGTCACCAACTTCGCATGCTGCTGGGGATGTCCTCCCGTTTTGAGCTGGATGCCTTCTTGAAGCAGCATCGAGTCGAGAAGTTTACGATTGAAGATTTTGAACACGATCTTGAGACGATCCGCGAAATGGACCGAAACCGGAAGGCCGAACGGCCGGTGTGA